From Candidatus Epulonipiscium sp., the proteins below share one genomic window:
- a CDS encoding dTMP kinase, giving the protein MKGLFITMEGPDGSGKSTQIGEIKKYFLSRGYEVIITREPGGTDISEQIRNIILDTNNKKLSNMTEALLYAASRAQHVEEKIKPALEDGKVVISDRFVDSSVAYQGYARGLGVELIESINKFALQGIIPDITFFFDIEPKKAMDRKLNQKSPDRLEGEHLSFHNLVYEGYKMLLKCHPDRIKIIDARKPAEEVKNQIIKEINKFLEEG; this is encoded by the coding sequence ATGAAAGGTTTATTTATTACTATGGAAGGACCTGACGGTTCGGGAAAATCAACTCAGATAGGGGAAATAAAAAAGTATTTCTTAAGTAGGGGTTATGAAGTTATCATTACAAGAGAGCCTGGAGGAACAGATATTAGTGAACAAATCAGAAATATTATTTTAGATACAAATAATAAAAAACTATCCAATATGACCGAGGCTCTTCTTTATGCAGCATCAAGGGCACAGCATGTGGAAGAAAAGATAAAACCAGCTTTAGAAGATGGAAAAGTTGTAATTAGTGACCGATTTGTAGATTCTAGTGTTGCTTACCAAGGTTATGCTAGAGGGCTAGGGGTAGAATTAATAGAATCAATTAATAAATTTGCCTTACAGGGAATAATACCAGATATAACTTTCTTTTTCGATATAGAACCTAAGAAGGCTATGGATAGAAAATTAAATCAGAAATCTCCAGATAGGTTGGAAGGGGAGCATTTATCCTTTCACAATCTTGTATATGAAGGTTACAAGATGCTATTGAAATGCCATCCCGATAGAATAAAGATCATTGATGCACGAAAACCGGCAGAGGAAGTTAAAAACCAAATTATAAAAGAAATCAATAAATTTTTAGAGGAGGGGTAA